In the Magnetococcales bacterium genome, one interval contains:
- a CDS encoding glycosyltransferase family 4 protein yields MRLAYLDPHPVPDDSPEALQILQTVDALGRLGVELYLVTPRPVQSVEGILGRPLSARVSLLPYDAPRLLSRFSNRPFYRHAERQLARLAPDVVLLRNLKLADRLLAQPGHPPLFFETHEHFARSFQEEHPLDSWKRRRKGYLLQQREARVYTRCQGLLTITPHLYPDLQAAYGFDTPHRVAPSGVDLELASRSRVSPATGGPPTILYLGSLHRWKGLETALQAMGQVEGALLRIVGGEDGRIAELQALARQLGVADKVDFAGRIAPLRRFEAIAQADICLLPLSHTGLGSRYTSPLKLFEYLAMGKAVVAGDLPTIRDVLHHGENGWLVNPEDPTALADGLNTLLRDEALRHRLGEAGVLVARRYSWAERARQMLEFFQQHGKPTENVTPLAARESV; encoded by the coding sequence ATGCGTCTGGCCTACCTCGACCCCCATCCCGTGCCCGATGACTCCCCCGAAGCCCTGCAGATTCTGCAAACCGTGGATGCCCTGGGACGCCTGGGTGTCGAACTCTACCTGGTCACCCCCCGGCCCGTGCAAAGCGTGGAGGGCATCCTGGGCAGACCTCTGTCCGCCAGGGTCAGCCTGTTGCCTTACGATGCCCCGAGACTGCTGTCGCGGTTTTCCAACCGGCCCTTCTACCGGCACGCCGAACGGCAACTGGCCCGGCTGGCCCCCGATGTCGTTCTGCTGCGCAATCTGAAGCTGGCCGACAGGCTTCTGGCCCAACCGGGCCACCCGCCGCTCTTTTTCGAAACCCACGAGCATTTTGCCCGCAGCTTTCAGGAGGAGCATCCCCTCGACTCCTGGAAGAGGCGGCGCAAGGGATATCTTCTGCAGCAACGGGAGGCACGGGTCTATACCCGCTGTCAGGGGCTGCTGACCATCACCCCGCACCTCTACCCCGATCTTCAGGCCGCCTACGGCTTCGACACCCCCCACCGGGTGGCCCCCAGCGGGGTGGATCTGGAGCTGGCGTCCCGCAGCCGGGTTTCCCCGGCAACCGGAGGCCCGCCGACCATTCTCTATCTCGGCAGTCTGCACCGCTGGAAGGGACTGGAAACGGCGTTGCAGGCCATGGGGCAGGTGGAAGGGGCGCTGCTGCGCATCGTGGGCGGAGAGGATGGGCGCATTGCCGAGTTGCAGGCCCTGGCCCGACAGTTGGGAGTCGCCGACAAGGTGGACTTCGCCGGACGCATCGCCCCCTTGCGTCGTTTCGAGGCCATCGCCCAGGCGGATATCTGTCTTTTACCTCTGAGCCACACCGGTTTGGGCAGTCGCTATACCAGCCCGCTGAAGCTCTTCGAATATCTGGCCATGGGCAAAGCGGTGGTGGCCGGTGATCTGCCGACCATTCGGGACGTGTTGCACCACGGGGAAAACGGCTGGCTGGTGAACCCGGAGGATCCCACCGCTTTGGCCGATGGTCTGAATACGCTGCTGCGGGACGAGGCCCTGCGGCACCGGCTGGGGGAGGCGGGAGTGCTGGTGGCAAGGCGATATTCCTGGGCCGAGCGGGCCCGGCAGATGCTGGAATTTTTTCAACAGCATGGCAAACCGACAGAAAATGTCACCCCTTTGGCGGCGCGGGAGTCGGTCTGA
- the asnB gene encoding asparagine synthase (glutamine-hydrolyzing), translating into MCGIAGLLSHRPVAPGLLQAMLEPLRPRGPDVARCQTWEPDHAVRTALLHTRLSVRDLREAAHQPMSSPDGQVWICYNGEVYGWETDRAQLESQGFAFQTSGDTEFILKAYLAWDLGFLERLRGMFALAILDFRQNRLLLARDRLGIKPLVYTRNRHGVAFASVVRALVPFLPEEERRFDPEALDAYLAHRYIPGSRSVYPAIRRLPPGYLARIDLRDHQMEIRPYWQLAATRHPGNLAERVREAVQLRTPSDRPLGLFLSGGIDSATVAASLPEAVRPRMQAFTMGFPGTPFDESPTAARLAARLGFPHTILQIREELAEDFPRIVADLDEPFADPSAIPTWYLARETRKSAVVVLGGDGGDELFGGYKRYAKHLATRWQPRLPGIWPTFTPHAPPGRLAKINDALALSWEESYMLRFSGLFPAMRRFLQPDFPVNPKPYWKTPPSAPNVSPLERLSWIDFHNYLPDYILRKADLCTMAHGLELRVPLLDHKLVEEVWALPHPERFTRPAKLALRPCCPPCQEERLFTAPKRGFNPPLNTWLTGPLTPFLQDLGPRLQQVSGAQIEAGAVTALTRAFQQGHHRLAEQVFQLLLLTLSLEQLTRHGAHRLH; encoded by the coding sequence ATGTGCGGTATCGCGGGACTACTCTCCCACCGTCCGGTGGCGCCGGGTCTGCTGCAGGCCATGCTGGAGCCGTTGCGACCCCGTGGTCCGGATGTGGCCCGTTGTCAAACCTGGGAACCGGACCACGCCGTGCGCACCGCCCTGCTGCACACCCGCCTGAGCGTGCGGGATCTGCGGGAGGCGGCCCACCAACCCATGTCCAGTCCCGATGGACAGGTGTGGATCTGCTACAACGGCGAGGTCTACGGCTGGGAGACGGATCGGGCGCAACTGGAAAGTCAGGGCTTCGCCTTTCAAACCAGCGGCGACACGGAGTTCATCCTCAAGGCTTATCTGGCCTGGGATCTGGGCTTCCTGGAGCGTCTTCGCGGCATGTTCGCCCTGGCCATCCTCGACTTCCGCCAAAACCGGCTGCTGCTGGCGCGTGACCGGCTGGGCATCAAGCCCCTGGTCTACACCCGCAACCGTCACGGCGTGGCCTTCGCCTCCGTGGTGCGTGCCCTGGTGCCTTTTCTGCCCGAGGAGGAACGCCGCTTCGACCCGGAAGCCCTGGACGCCTATCTGGCCCACCGCTATATACCGGGATCCCGCTCCGTCTATCCGGCCATCCGGCGCCTGCCCCCCGGTTATCTCGCCCGGATCGACCTGCGGGATCATCAAATGGAGATCCGACCCTACTGGCAACTGGCTGCCACCCGTCACCCCGGCAATCTGGCGGAACGGGTGCGGGAGGCGGTGCAGCTGCGCACCCCGTCGGACCGGCCTCTGGGGCTCTTTCTCAGTGGCGGCATCGATTCCGCCACCGTGGCCGCCTCCCTGCCCGAAGCGGTGCGCCCCCGCATGCAGGCCTTCACCATGGGCTTTCCCGGCACCCCTTTCGACGAGTCGCCCACCGCCGCCCGTCTCGCCGCACGCCTTGGGTTTCCCCATACCATTTTGCAGATCCGGGAAGAGTTGGCCGAGGATTTTCCCCGCATCGTGGCCGATCTGGACGAGCCCTTCGCCGACCCGAGCGCCATTCCCACCTGGTATCTGGCCCGTGAAACCCGCAAATCCGCCGTGGTGGTGCTGGGCGGCGACGGGGGGGACGAACTCTTCGGCGGCTACAAACGCTACGCCAAACACCTCGCCACCCGCTGGCAGCCCCGTTTGCCGGGAATCTGGCCCACCTTCACCCCCCACGCCCCGCCGGGCCGCCTGGCCAAGATCAACGACGCCCTCGCCCTCTCCTGGGAGGAGTCCTACATGTTGCGCTTTTCGGGGCTGTTCCCCGCCATGCGGCGCTTTCTGCAGCCCGATTTTCCCGTCAACCCCAAACCCTACTGGAAAACGCCCCCTTCCGCCCCGAATGTCTCCCCCCTGGAGCGCCTCTCCTGGATCGATTTTCACAACTATCTGCCCGACTACATCCTGCGCAAGGCCGATCTCTGCACCATGGCCCACGGCCTGGAGCTGCGGGTGCCCCTGCTGGACCACAAGCTGGTGGAAGAGGTCTGGGCGCTGCCTCACCCCGAACGCTTCACCCGACCCGCCAAACTGGCTTTGAGACCCTGCTGTCCCCCCTGTCAGGAGGAGCGGCTCTTCACCGCCCCCAAACGCGGCTTCAATCCCCCCTTGAACACATGGTTGACCGGTCCCCTGACACCGTTCCTGCAGGATCTCGGTCCCCGCCTGCAACAGGTGAGCGGGGCTCAAATCGAGGCCGGCGCAGTCACGGCATTGACAAGGGCTTTTCAACAGGGCCACCATCGACTGGCGGAACAGGTGTTTCAACTCCTCCTTCTGACCCTCTCCCTGGAACAGTTGACCCGTCATGGCGCGCATCGCCTTCATTGA
- a CDS encoding glycosyltransferase family 9 protein: MPHSVETPSRILVIQTARIGDTLLVTPTVRLLKEAYPQAHLTFMGHPDRVALLEHLPFVDRLQAFRPKLAPLLGHLAGVRWDLALVYGHHAPTLRYALRRAKRVIAFRQPDDSLNARLQPAVAEPAEPLHAVEERLLLSQPLGLRAENLKLAYQVSPDEARQAQQWLESTAGPNLPRPLVGLQLRSFPTKAYRDWPLDHFMTLAHRLLGAYPQAGLVILGGAESRETARIFQARFPGRCLVAAGNFSLRQSAALMARLDLYIGVDTGPSHLAGALGIPMVVLYHCRFPGHLLCPRQHDNLSVVEHPARQGSCSEKTSMAEIAADRVWSEVEHRLAPFSHSRP, from the coding sequence ATGCCCCACTCCGTCGAGACGCCATCCCGCATCCTGGTCATCCAAACCGCGCGTATCGGCGACACCCTGCTGGTCACGCCGACGGTGCGCCTGCTGAAAGAGGCCTATCCCCAGGCACATCTGACCTTCATGGGCCACCCGGATCGCGTGGCGCTTTTGGAACACCTGCCCTTCGTCGATCGCCTGCAGGCCTTTCGTCCGAAGCTCGCCCCCCTGCTGGGCCATTTGGCTGGCGTGCGCTGGGATCTGGCCCTGGTTTACGGCCACCACGCCCCGACTCTGCGTTATGCCCTGAGAAGGGCCAAACGGGTCATCGCCTTCCGTCAGCCCGACGACTCCCTCAACGCGCGGCTGCAACCCGCCGTGGCCGAACCCGCCGAACCCCTGCACGCCGTGGAAGAACGTCTGCTGCTGAGCCAACCCCTGGGCTTGCGGGCCGAAAACCTCAAACTGGCCTACCAGGTCAGCCCGGATGAGGCGCGGCAGGCGCAACAGTGGCTGGAATCGACTGCCGGCCCGAACCTGCCCCGCCCCCTGGTGGGCCTGCAACTGCGCAGTTTTCCCACCAAGGCCTACCGGGACTGGCCCCTGGATCATTTCATGACCCTGGCCCATCGTCTCCTCGGCGCTTACCCTCAAGCCGGACTGGTGATCCTGGGGGGTGCGGAGAGCCGGGAAACCGCCCGGATTTTTCAGGCGCGCTTCCCCGGTCGCTGCCTTGTCGCGGCGGGGAACTTCTCCCTGCGGCAGTCGGCGGCGCTCATGGCCCGGCTCGATCTCTACATCGGGGTCGATACCGGCCCCAGCCATCTGGCGGGAGCCCTCGGAATACCCATGGTGGTACTCTACCACTGCCGCTTCCCCGGCCACCTGCTTTGCCCCCGGCAGCACGACAACCTTTCCGTGGTGGAGCATCCGGCAAGGCAAGGTTCTTGCAGTGAGAAGACCTCGATGGCCGAGATCGCTGCGGATCGTGTCTGGTCCGAGGTCGAACACCGGCTGGCCCCGTTCTCCCATTCCAGACCGTGA
- a CDS encoding glycosyltransferase family 4 protein produces MARIAFIEATVTWSYGGIQTWVWSLAENLARRGHQVTLFSAEAASLPTVPFEIRTYPIRKRDRFPDLGSRFQRIGERLSLLPPARGDFLAGRFDWAILTKPFDFFWPWLLPRGTTTRFAFCSGGTDFFPGDRKLVSRIDRILSVSHFNAWQLASRYKRFPLVVPNGVDCSRFHPASETPDRQRLGLPQGLLFGFAGRLVGWKGLRFAIEALASPAMADFPEARLLIIGDGAEKPHLIQKSAALGLADRVIFLQSQPHHQLPEYYRAIDCGVFPSIGDEAFGITIAEAMASGKPVIASHVGGIPEVVGNQEACGILTPIGDARALGRAMARLAADARERETMGMAARQRIVQRFTWDHVSALLEQALQLPTP; encoded by the coding sequence ATGGCGCGCATCGCCTTCATTGAAGCAACCGTCACCTGGTCCTACGGAGGCATCCAAACCTGGGTCTGGAGCCTGGCGGAAAACCTTGCCCGCCGAGGGCATCAGGTGACCCTCTTTTCCGCCGAGGCCGCCTCGCTGCCGACGGTCCCCTTCGAGATCCGCACCTACCCCATCCGCAAGAGAGACCGGTTTCCCGATCTGGGCAGCCGCTTTCAGCGTATCGGCGAACGCCTTTCCCTGCTCCCTCCCGCCCGAGGCGATTTCCTGGCGGGCCGTTTCGACTGGGCCATCCTCACCAAACCCTTCGATTTCTTCTGGCCCTGGCTGCTGCCTCGCGGCACCACCACCCGCTTCGCCTTTTGCAGCGGGGGCACCGACTTTTTTCCGGGCGACCGCAAGCTGGTCTCCCGCATCGACCGGATTCTTTCCGTAAGCCATTTCAACGCCTGGCAACTGGCGAGCCGTTACAAGCGATTTCCCCTGGTGGTGCCCAACGGCGTGGATTGCAGCCGTTTCCATCCTGCCTCCGAAACACCGGACCGGCAGCGCCTCGGACTGCCCCAGGGGCTGCTCTTCGGTTTCGCCGGTCGCCTGGTGGGGTGGAAGGGGCTGCGCTTCGCCATCGAGGCCCTGGCCAGTCCGGCCATGGCCGACTTTCCCGAAGCCCGTCTGCTGATCATCGGCGACGGCGCGGAAAAACCTCATCTGATACAAAAAAGCGCCGCTCTGGGTCTGGCCGATCGGGTCATCTTTCTGCAAAGCCAGCCGCACCATCAGCTGCCCGAATACTATCGGGCCATCGATTGCGGCGTCTTTCCCAGCATCGGGGATGAGGCCTTCGGCATCACCATCGCCGAAGCCATGGCCAGCGGCAAACCGGTCATCGCCAGCCACGTCGGCGGCATCCCGGAGGTGGTGGGCAACCAGGAGGCCTGCGGCATCCTGACACCCATCGGCGATGCCCGGGCCTTGGGCCGGGCCATGGCCCGTCTCGCCGCCGATGCCCGTGAACGCGAGACCATGGGCATGGCCGCCCGACAGCGCATTGTGCAACGCTTCACCTGGGATCACGTCTCCGCTTTGCTGGAGCAGGCCTTGCAACTCCCCACTCCTTAG
- a CDS encoding glycosyltransferase, producing the protein MTRVLLMTQEIHPIPPVKGAAVEYWIYAVSKRLENYQPFIVSPPHPFRPDWEREGDVQFQRIGIGRLYTRLFRKLTRLDPYGYVDRVAHYARREKIGLIHIQNAPKLVAPLRAKVPGAKIILHMQNDMDVSGLPELDGLAGCSEYILDRCREQGVKARVIQSLPNGVDPALFVPWWQKPEEKERLRATFKMDGKKVILYVGRISQEKGVDLLVEAFRHLDRERYVLALLGEWPQGDPATSQRVAFAQEVERRLEGLPVIRLGTVEPEEVPRFHPLADLLVVPSRFEEPFSMAAIEAMASGIPVLALKRGGMVEYMEDGRNAFLLDPSTTDGPALADAIERVLGDQETLRRVTHNARRLVEHRFSWKEVAAATEAYYDAVMGWEGEQPSVS; encoded by the coding sequence ATGACACGGGTATTGCTGATGACCCAGGAGATCCACCCCATTCCCCCGGTCAAGGGGGCGGCGGTGGAGTATTGGATCTACGCGGTCTCCAAACGGTTGGAGAACTATCAGCCCTTTATCGTATCACCGCCGCATCCCTTCCGTCCCGATTGGGAAAGGGAGGGGGACGTCCAGTTCCAGCGCATCGGCATCGGGCGTCTTTATACCCGGCTGTTTCGCAAGCTGACCCGACTGGATCCCTACGGCTATGTGGATCGGGTGGCGCATTACGCCCGCAGGGAGAAGATCGGGCTGATCCACATCCAGAACGCCCCCAAACTGGTGGCTCCCCTCCGCGCCAAGGTGCCGGGGGCCAAAATCATCCTGCACATGCAAAACGACATGGATGTGTCGGGCCTGCCGGAACTCGACGGGCTGGCTGGCTGCAGCGAATACATTCTGGACCGCTGCCGGGAGCAGGGTGTCAAGGCCCGGGTGATCCAGAGTCTGCCCAACGGGGTCGATCCGGCCCTGTTCGTGCCCTGGTGGCAGAAGCCGGAGGAGAAGGAGCGCCTGCGGGCCACCTTCAAGATGGATGGCAAGAAGGTGATTCTGTATGTGGGGCGCATCTCCCAGGAGAAGGGGGTGGATCTGCTGGTGGAGGCGTTCCGTCACCTGGACCGGGAGCGTTATGTGCTGGCGTTGCTGGGGGAGTGGCCCCAGGGTGATCCGGCCACCAGCCAGAGGGTGGCCTTTGCCCAGGAAGTGGAGCGTCGTCTGGAGGGATTGCCGGTGATTCGTCTGGGGACGGTGGAGCCGGAAGAGGTGCCCCGTTTTCACCCGTTGGCCGATTTGCTGGTGGTGCCGTCGCGCTTTGAGGAGCCTTTTTCCATGGCGGCCATCGAGGCCATGGCTTCGGGAATTCCCGTGTTGGCTTTGAAGCGCGGGGGCATGGTCGAATACATGGAAGACGGTCGCAACGCCTTTCTGCTGGATCCCTCCACCACGGACGGACCCGCTCTGGCGGATGCCATCGAACGGGTTCTGGGGGATCAGGAGACCTTGCGCCGGGTGACGCACAATGCCCGGCGTCTGGTGGAGCACCGCTTCAGTTGGAAGGAGGTGGCGGCGGCGACCGAGGCCTATTACGACGCGGTGATGGGCTGGGAAGGGGAGCAGCCCAGTGTTTCCTGA